The segment GGGCGCGGCGCGTCACCCTGTAGTACAGGGCCTCTGTCGCCTGACGGAGGCCCGGATGTGTCCTGGTGGACGTTCCGCGGCGGCACGGACGGCTACCTGTCCGATTGAGGGACTGCCCGCCGCCCGCTACCATGCGCCGGCTTGGAAAATCCAGAACCCCTCGTATTCCAGCAAAGCTTTGAAGGTCTCATCCGCGCGCTGGGCGACCAGCTCGACGACCGCTGCGCGGGACGCCTGCGGCAGGTGGGGGTCAACGCGAAGGGCTCGCTCGCGCCGGCCTACCCGCTGGACGTGTGGGTGGGCGCGCTGCGGGTGGCCGCGGACACGCTCGCGCCCCAGGCACCGCTGGACGAGGGCGCCGCCGTGGTGGGGCGCCGCTTCGTGCAGGGCTTCAGCTCCACGCTCATCGGCAACGCGCTGCTGGCCACCGTCCGCCTGCTGGGGCCGGAGCGCATGCTGGCGCGGATGACGCGCAACCTGCGCACGGGCACCAACTACCTGGAAGCGAGCATGGCCCAGGTGGGCCCCACGCGGTACGAGCTGACGTGCCGGCCGGTGGTGGTGGCGGGCTTCTACGTGGGCGTCTTCATGGCGGGCCTGGAGGCGAGCGGCGCCCGGCAGCCTTCTGTACAGATTGTCCGGCGGGAGGGCGAGGAAGC is part of the Pyxidicoccus xibeiensis genome and harbors:
- a CDS encoding TIGR02265 family protein is translated as MENPEPLVFQQSFEGLIRALGDQLDDRCAGRLRQVGVNAKGSLAPAYPLDVWVGALRVAADTLAPQAPLDEGAAVVGRRFVQGFSSTLIGNALLATVRLLGPERMLARMTRNLRTGTNYLEASMAQVGPTRYELTCRPVVVAGFYVGVFMAGLEASGARQPSVQIVRREGEEAVYDIAWS